One stretch of Variovorax sp. 54 DNA includes these proteins:
- a CDS encoding sterol desaturase family protein, whose protein sequence is MIDWLTDVFSAMQGWLFETAVQPLVYAIGLGGWAEDAFDATGWLLVGVVQILVLLAVIGPLQRWRAVEPVTDRRAIRTDVLYTLIHRLGLFRLALFFVLQPVFDDLLGSLRMAGWGTFHLDEVWPGVTDVPWVAFAIYLVVLDFVGYWIHRGQHHFNAWWSLHSLHHSQRQMTMWSDDRNHLLDDVIHDTLIVIVAQLIGVAPGQFIAVVAFTQLSESLQHANLRLSFGAIGERLWVSPRFHRLHHSIGLGHESHGKSTLGGHNFGVLLPWWDMLFRTANFENRYDPTGIRDQVEPGADGRLRDYGQGFWSQQWLGLKRLFGRA, encoded by the coding sequence GTGATCGATTGGTTGACCGACGTTTTTTCTGCCATGCAGGGCTGGCTCTTCGAGACCGCCGTGCAGCCGCTGGTGTACGCCATCGGCCTGGGCGGCTGGGCCGAGGACGCTTTCGACGCCACCGGCTGGCTGCTGGTCGGCGTGGTCCAGATCCTGGTGTTGCTGGCCGTGATCGGCCCGCTGCAGCGCTGGCGCGCGGTCGAGCCCGTGACCGACCGCCGCGCCATCCGCACCGACGTGCTCTACACGCTGATCCACCGGCTGGGCCTGTTCCGGCTGGCGCTGTTCTTCGTGCTGCAGCCCGTGTTCGACGACCTGCTCGGCAGCCTGCGCATGGCGGGGTGGGGCACCTTCCACCTGGACGAGGTCTGGCCCGGCGTGACCGACGTGCCGTGGGTGGCCTTTGCCATCTACCTCGTGGTGCTCGACTTTGTCGGCTACTGGATTCACCGCGGCCAGCACCACTTCAACGCGTGGTGGAGCCTGCATTCGCTGCACCACTCGCAGCGCCAGATGACGATGTGGAGCGACGACCGCAACCACCTGCTCGACGACGTGATCCACGACACGCTCATCGTCATCGTGGCGCAGCTGATCGGCGTGGCGCCGGGCCAGTTCATCGCCGTCGTGGCCTTCACCCAGCTCAGCGAAAGCCTGCAGCACGCCAACCTGCGGCTGAGCTTCGGGGCCATCGGCGAGCGGCTGTGGGTCAGCCCGCGCTTTCACCGGCTGCACCACAGCATCGGGCTGGGCCACGAATCGCACGGCAAGAGCACGCTGGGCGGCCACAACTTCGGCGTGCTGCTGCCCTGGTGGGACATGCTCTTTCGCACCGCCAACTTCGAGAACCGCTACGACCCGACCGGCATCCGCGACCAGGTCGAGCCCGGCGCCGACGGCCGCCTGCGCGACTACGGCCAGGGCTTCTGGTCGCAGCAGTGGCTGGGGTTGAAGCGGCTGTTCGGCCGCGCCTGA
- a CDS encoding EI24 domain-containing protein: protein MRLLLDSFWRAVAYCMLPRVIVLSLLPLALMVLLAAGLGYFYWDAAVAWTREALDAWPLLSSFWAWIGRLFSSDVTAALAPLVVVFGVTPLIVVLSLLIVAGFMAPALTKLAAERRFPTLEQKKGASFFGSVLRSLGATLLALIALVVSMPLWLIPPLVLILPPLIWGWLTYRVMSFDALAEHASPEERATLLRTHRLPLLCIGVLCGYLGAAPSIVWASGLLFAAAFFVLVPIAIWIYTLVFAFSALWFAHYCLDALAQLRAQRAALQPAAGSGLQQTLEAAEATEANKAALSQWGSP, encoded by the coding sequence ATGCGCCTGCTCCTCGACTCCTTCTGGCGCGCGGTGGCCTATTGCATGCTCCCGCGCGTGATCGTGCTGTCGCTCCTGCCGCTGGCACTCATGGTGCTGCTGGCCGCGGGGCTCGGTTACTTCTACTGGGACGCGGCCGTCGCCTGGACGCGCGAAGCCCTCGACGCCTGGCCGCTGCTGTCCAGCTTCTGGGCCTGGATCGGGCGCCTGTTCTCGAGCGACGTCACGGCTGCGCTGGCGCCGCTGGTGGTGGTGTTCGGCGTCACGCCGCTGATCGTGGTGCTGTCGCTGCTGATCGTGGCCGGCTTCATGGCGCCGGCGCTCACCAAGCTCGCGGCCGAACGGCGCTTTCCGACGCTGGAACAGAAAAAGGGTGCCTCTTTCTTCGGCAGCGTGCTGCGTTCGCTCGGCGCCACCTTGCTGGCGCTGATTGCCCTCGTGGTGTCGATGCCGCTGTGGCTCATTCCGCCGCTGGTGCTGATCCTGCCGCCGCTGATCTGGGGTTGGCTCACCTACCGCGTGATGAGCTTCGATGCGCTGGCCGAGCACGCCAGCCCCGAAGAACGCGCCACGCTGCTGCGCACCCACCGGCTGCCGCTGCTGTGCATCGGCGTGCTGTGCGGCTACCTGGGCGCCGCGCCGAGCATCGTCTGGGCCTCGGGCCTGCTGTTCGCCGCCGCCTTCTTCGTGCTGGTGCCGATCGCCATCTGGATCTACACGCTGGTCTTTGCTTTCTCTGCGCTCTGGTTTGCCCACTACTGCCTGGACGCGCTGGCCCAGCTGCGCGCCCAGCGCGCGGCGCTGCAGCCCGCGGCCGGCAGTGGGCTGCAGCAGACGCTCGAGGCGGCCGAAGCCACCGAGGCCAACAAGGCCGCTCTCTCTCAATGGGGTTCACCATGA
- a CDS encoding competence/damage-inducible protein A, with translation MTRAFGLIVVGDEILSGKRADKHMAKVIELLAARGLQLGWAEYVGDEPTRITAALMRAFASGDIVFSTGGIGATPDDHTRQCAAQALRVPLALHPEAEVLIRERMQDTAKEQGVPYEPDRSDNIHRLNMGVFPQGASIIRNPYNKIPGFSVEHVHFVPGFPVMAWPMIESVLDSRYADLFTRNAIAEKSVIVFGAMEATLTPLMQAIEQAHAGIKVFSLPNVDHPQYGRHIELGVKGDPGLLDAAYGQLIEGLHTFDAKLGPELVR, from the coding sequence ATGACACGCGCATTCGGTCTCATCGTCGTCGGCGACGAGATCCTTTCCGGCAAGCGGGCCGACAAGCACATGGCCAAGGTCATCGAGTTGCTGGCCGCGCGCGGCCTGCAGCTGGGCTGGGCCGAGTACGTGGGCGACGAGCCCACGCGGATCACCGCGGCCCTCATGCGCGCCTTCGCCTCGGGCGACATCGTGTTCTCGACCGGCGGCATCGGCGCCACGCCCGACGACCACACCCGCCAGTGCGCCGCCCAGGCCCTGCGCGTGCCGCTGGCGCTGCACCCCGAGGCCGAAGTGCTGATCCGCGAGCGCATGCAGGACACGGCCAAGGAGCAGGGCGTGCCGTACGAGCCCGACCGGTCCGACAACATCCACCGCCTGAACATGGGCGTGTTTCCGCAGGGCGCGTCGATCATCCGCAACCCGTACAACAAGATTCCGGGGTTCAGCGTCGAGCACGTCCATTTCGTGCCGGGCTTTCCGGTCATGGCCTGGCCGATGATCGAGTCGGTGCTCGACAGCCGGTATGCCGACCTTTTCACCCGCAACGCCATCGCCGAGAAGTCCGTGATCGTTTTCGGTGCGATGGAAGCCACCCTCACGCCGTTGATGCAGGCCATCGAGCAGGCCCACGCCGGCATCAAGGTGTTCAGTCTCCCCAACGTGGATCACCCGCAGTACGGGCGCCACATCGAGCTGGGCGTCAAGGGCGACCCCGGGCTGCTCGATGCCGCCTATGGCCAGCTCATCGAAGGCCTGCACACCTTTGATGCGAAGCTTGGCCCTGAATTGGTGCGTTAA
- the glnA gene encoding type I glutamate--ammonia ligase, with the protein MAKTVADVLKLVKENEVKFVDLRFTDTRGKEQHVTVPVSHFDEDKFTSGHAFDGSSIAGWKGIEASDMQLMPDPNTANIDPFFEETTLILTCDVIDPADGKAYERDPRSLAKRAEAYMKASGLGDTAYFGPEPEFFVFDGVRWKNDMSGCFVKIESEEASWNTDKEFEHGNSGHRPAVKGGYFPVPPVDSFQDMRSEMSLVLESLGIPVEVHHHEVANAGQLEIGTRFSTLVQRADWVQLQKYVIHNVAHAYGKTATFMPKPIVGDNGSGMHVHQSVWKDGKNLFAGDGYAGLSDFALHYIGGIIKHARALNAITNPGTNSYKRLVPGFEAPVKLAYSAKNRSASIRIPFVANPKGRRVEARFPDPLMNPYLGFAALLMAGLDGVENKIHPGEAASKDLYHLPPEEDALIPTVCHSLDQALEHLDKDRAFLTKGGVFTDSYIDAYIDLKMQEVTRFRMATHPVEFDMYYSL; encoded by the coding sequence ATGGCAAAGACCGTCGCCGATGTACTCAAGCTCGTCAAGGAAAACGAGGTCAAGTTCGTCGACTTGCGCTTCACCGACACCCGCGGCAAAGAGCAGCACGTCACCGTGCCTGTGTCGCATTTCGATGAAGACAAATTCACCTCGGGCCACGCGTTCGACGGTTCGTCCATCGCCGGTTGGAAGGGCATCGAAGCCTCGGACATGCAGCTCATGCCCGACCCGAACACCGCCAACATCGACCCGTTCTTCGAAGAAACGACGCTGATCCTGACCTGCGACGTGATCGACCCGGCCGACGGCAAGGCCTACGAGCGCGACCCGCGTTCGCTCGCCAAGCGCGCCGAGGCGTACATGAAGGCTTCCGGCCTGGGCGACACCGCCTACTTCGGACCGGAACCCGAATTCTTCGTGTTCGACGGCGTGCGCTGGAAGAACGACATGTCGGGCTGCTTCGTGAAGATCGAGTCCGAAGAAGCCTCGTGGAACACCGACAAGGAGTTCGAGCACGGCAACAGCGGCCACCGTCCCGCAGTCAAGGGCGGCTACTTCCCCGTGCCCCCGGTCGACAGCTTCCAGGACATGCGCTCGGAAATGAGCCTGGTGCTCGAATCGCTGGGCATCCCGGTCGAAGTGCATCACCATGAAGTGGCCAACGCCGGCCAGCTCGAAATCGGCACCCGCTTCAGCACGCTGGTTCAGCGCGCCGACTGGGTCCAGCTGCAGAAGTACGTGATCCACAACGTGGCCCACGCCTACGGCAAGACCGCCACCTTCATGCCCAAGCCCATCGTTGGCGACAACGGCTCCGGCATGCACGTGCACCAGTCGGTCTGGAAAGACGGCAAGAACCTGTTCGCCGGCGACGGCTATGCAGGCCTGTCGGACTTCGCGCTGCACTACATCGGCGGCATCATCAAGCACGCCCGTGCCCTGAACGCCATCACGAACCCCGGCACCAACAGCTACAAGCGCCTGGTGCCCGGCTTCGAAGCCCCGGTGAAGCTGGCCTACTCGGCCAAGAACCGCTCGGCCTCGATCCGCATTCCGTTCGTGGCCAACCCGAAGGGCCGCCGCGTCGAAGCGCGCTTCCCCGATCCGCTGATGAACCCGTACCTGGGCTTTGCCGCGCTGCTGATGGCCGGCCTGGACGGCGTGGAAAACAAGATCCATCCGGGCGAAGCCGCCAGCAAGGACCTGTACCACCTGCCGCCGGAAGAAGACGCGCTGATCCCGACCGTCTGCCACAGCCTGGACCAGGCCCTGGAGCACCTGGACAAGGACCGTGCGTTCCTGACCAAGGGCGGCGTGTTCACCGACTCGTACATCGACGCGTACATCGACCTCAAGATGCAGGAAGTCACGCGCTTCCGCATGGCGACGCATCCGGTCGAATTCGACATGTACTACTCGCTGTAA
- the glnL gene encoding nitrogen regulation protein NR(II) has protein sequence MVFGKKATGANPRFRAFDLLSTLIAVVNSDGSVLFANAGLEDALGTSRRTLEGSQFGACFHEPQVLRTALDGASSNDFATLRYEAFLRRVNHELMPVQVTLAHGDKKGELIIEMSPLEQQVRQDREERLIDQAQANKELIRNLAHEIKNPLGGIRGAAQLLQMEVESRDLIEYTQVIIHEADRLQTLVDRLLAPHRRPHVVGDVNIHEVCERVRSVILAEFSRDLHIERDFDVSIPEFRGDREQLIQATLNIAHNAAQALAERRAAGDAQITFKTRVARQVIFNKQWYRLALELHVIDNGPGVPDTIKDRIFYPLVSGREGGTGLGLTLAQTFVQQHHGVIECDSVPGRTDFKILIPLP, from the coding sequence ATGGTGTTCGGGAAGAAGGCGACTGGCGCCAATCCGCGCTTTCGTGCCTTCGACCTGCTGTCCACGCTGATCGCGGTGGTCAACAGCGACGGCTCGGTGCTGTTCGCCAACGCAGGCCTCGAAGACGCGCTGGGTACCTCGCGGCGCACGCTAGAGGGCTCGCAGTTCGGCGCCTGTTTTCATGAGCCGCAGGTGCTGCGCACCGCGCTCGACGGCGCCAGCAGCAACGACTTCGCCACGCTGCGCTACGAGGCTTTTTTGCGGCGCGTGAACCACGAGCTGATGCCCGTGCAGGTCACGCTCGCACACGGCGACAAGAAGGGCGAGCTCATCATCGAGATGTCGCCGCTGGAGCAGCAGGTGCGCCAGGACCGCGAAGAGCGCCTCATCGACCAGGCGCAGGCGAACAAGGAACTCATCCGCAACCTTGCGCACGAGATCAAGAACCCGCTGGGCGGCATCCGCGGCGCGGCGCAGCTGCTGCAGATGGAGGTCGAGTCGCGCGACCTCATCGAATACACCCAGGTCATCATCCATGAGGCCGACCGGCTGCAGACGCTGGTCGACCGGCTGCTGGCGCCGCACCGGCGTCCGCACGTGGTGGGCGACGTGAACATCCATGAGGTGTGCGAGCGTGTGCGCTCGGTCATCCTGGCGGAGTTCTCGCGCGACCTGCACATCGAGCGCGACTTCGACGTCTCCATTCCCGAGTTCCGCGGCGACCGCGAGCAGCTCATCCAGGCCACCCTCAACATCGCGCACAACGCGGCGCAGGCCCTGGCCGAGCGCCGCGCGGCGGGCGATGCGCAGATCACTTTCAAGACCCGCGTGGCCCGACAAGTGATCTTCAACAAGCAGTGGTATCGATTGGCACTGGAATTGCATGTCATCGACAATGGACCGGGTGTGCCGGACACGATCAAGGACCGCATCTTCTATCCGCTCGTTTCGGGCAGGGAAGGCGGAACCGGGCTGGGACTGACGCTTGCGCAGACTTTTGTGCAGCAGCATCACGGCGTGATCGAGTGCGACAGCGTCCCGGGCCGAACCGATTTCAAGATATTGATTCCGCTGCCCTAG